The following proteins are co-located in the Lentibacillus sp. JNUCC-1 genome:
- a CDS encoding VOC family protein, with translation MSIRLDHTVIYAKDHKKAAREFADVMGVRVGRIAGPGYDFSAVQVNNELSIYFMERDQISLEQHMAFDVDGRTFDRILKQLKKQDIAYGSSPFDRENMRTDHDFAPRGLFWTNVDGCLFEIMTFGF, from the coding sequence ATGTCTATCAGACTGGATCATACGGTGATATATGCCAAGGATCACAAGAAAGCAGCGCGCGAATTTGCCGATGTGATGGGGGTGCGTGTCGGGAGAATTGCTGGGCCCGGTTATGACTTTTCAGCGGTTCAGGTAAACAATGAGCTTTCGATTTATTTCATGGAGCGGGATCAAATCAGTTTGGAGCAGCATATGGCGTTTGATGTGGATGGGCGGACCTTTGACCGGATCCTCAAGCAACTCAAGAAACAGGACATTGCTTACGGCAGCAGCCCTTTTGACAGGGAAAACATGCGCACCGACCACGACTTTGCACCTCGCGGACTGTTTTGGACAAACGTCGACGGATGCTTGTTTGAAATCATGACATTTGGATTTTGA